Genomic DNA from Selenomonas sp. oral taxon 126:
GCTATGAGATGGGCTGAGACGAACTGCAAGCAAAAAGGTCATGCGGGAGAACATCCTGCATGACCTTTGTTATTTTATAATTTCTTCGATATCCCGACCTCCGTAAAAGATACGGACAATCGTGACCGTCTGCGTCTTTTCATCCACACAGTAGAAGATAACATAATGGTCGACGGAGACTTTGCGCATCCCTGCCGAGTTCCACGGCTCCCAGTCAACCGCCGCGTATCTGTACGGCAGTGTATCGAGCGCACGCACTGCAGAGCGAATGCGCGCTGTTTGTTTTTTCCGTCTCCGGCACCATCAGTTCTACGGCAATGTAGTGATAAATCGCGCGTAAGTCCTCATATGCTGCAGGGGAATACTGAACGAGATAACGGCTCATCTGTCGAAATCCCAGGCGAGCGCCGCATCCACCTCATCCGGCGTCATTCCGCCGCTATGCAGTGAGTCCATCCCCTTTGCAAGTTCGGCAGAGATCTCCGCCCTGCTCAGCCCACCAATGGCGACGGGCTGATGCGGGCGCGACGCGGTATGCCATGCAGATTCCATGATGTCGTAGGAAATGGCTGCGTTTGACATATCATCACCATCCTTTCATTTCTGTTTCCATTGTAGCAGTTTTGGTCATCACTGACAAGCCGGCTAACGGAAGCACTGATAAATTCAGCACCGCCATCTTAGCGCATCTTTTTTGCCCGCACTTCGTCGGCAAATCCTCCACAGAGCACCACTCTGCGTCCGGTTTGCCTCCTAGTTCGGACGAAAAAATCTGCGCCAATCTGACGGACTTCATTTTATCAGTGCTTCCTAAAGTATACCTCACACATCCGATTTACAAAATAACAGATTTATCCTACAATAGGGAAATCAATCTGTGAGGTGACGATGATGGAGGAAAAACTCGGCGCAGGTCGGCGCACGGTATTTATGGAGGGTGTGCACGACGGCGTGCCGATTGCGCTCGGCTATTTCGTGGTAGCGTTCACGCTCGGGATTCTCGCAAAGACGGCGGGGCTGACCCCGTGGCAGGGCTTTGTGACGAGCGCGGTGAACATCGCCTCTGCGGGCGAGTATGCGGGCTTTACGGTGATTGCGGCGCAGGCGCCCTATGTCGAGATCGCCGTGCTGACGCTCGTCGCAAATGCGCGTTACTTCCTCATGGCGGCGGCACTGACGCAGCGATTCTCACCCAATACGTCGCTCGGTCATCGCCTTGCCGTCAGCTTCGGCGTGACGGATGAGATCTTCGGCATCACGGTCGCGCGCGGCGGTGCGCTGAACCCGTACTACAACTACGGCGCAATGGCAATCTCCGTCCCTGCGTGGTCGGCGGGCACATCGGCGGGCATCCTTGCGGGCGGGATTCTGCCTGCAGCCGCTGTCTCCGCGCTCTCGGTCGCACTCTACGGGATGTTCGTCTGGGTCATCCTGCCCGCCGCGAAGAAAAGCCGCCCCATCGGCGGCATGGTACTCCTGAGCTGCATTCTGTCGCTCGCGGCGACGTACGCGCCCGTGACGGGCGAACTCTCGGGCGGCACGCGCACGATCCTCCTCACACTCCTCATCGCAGGTGTCGGTGCGGCACTCTTCCCCATTCACGAGGAACAGGAGGGCGACCATGACTGACATCTGGAGCTACATCGCGGTCATGAGCGCCGTGACGATCGCAATCCGCCTCACGCCCGCGCTCCTCCTGCGCCGCCCAATCAAGAACGTATTCGTGCGCTCGTTCCTCTTCTACGTCCCGTATGTGACGCTCGCCGTCATGACCTTCCCCGCGATTGTCGAGGCGACGCGCACCCCCGTCGCGGGCGCGGCGGCATTCGTCTTTGCCCTCTTCCTCGCGTGGAACGGTGCAAGCCTCTTTCGCTGCGCGGCGGGCGCGTCCATCATGGTGCTGATCGTGGAGTTTTTTCTGTTGTAAATGATGTCGGACGCACATTTTTGTGCGCCCTTATCTTTTTGTAAAACAACACGTATATACTGACCCCATAAAAGGAGGTGCGTGCATGGAGTTCCGCTGTTGGATGGGAGTAACGATCGAGGGGAAGTCCTACATCATCGCCGAGAAGATCCGCTACAAG
This window encodes:
- a CDS encoding type II toxin-antitoxin system RelE/ParE family toxin, translated to MRALDTLPYRYAAVDWEPWNSAGMRKVSVDHYVIFYCVDEKTQTVTIVRIFYGGRDIEEIIK
- a CDS encoding AzlC family ABC transporter permease, whose amino-acid sequence is MMEEKLGAGRRTVFMEGVHDGVPIALGYFVVAFTLGILAKTAGLTPWQGFVTSAVNIASAGEYAGFTVIAAQAPYVEIAVLTLVANARYFLMAAALTQRFSPNTSLGHRLAVSFGVTDEIFGITVARGGALNPYYNYGAMAISVPAWSAGTSAGILAGGILPAAAVSALSVALYGMFVWVILPAAKKSRPIGGMVLLSCILSLAATYAPVTGELSGGTRTILLTLLIAGVGAALFPIHEEQEGDHD
- a CDS encoding AzlD domain-containing protein yields the protein MTDIWSYIAVMSAVTIAIRLTPALLLRRPIKNVFVRSFLFYVPYVTLAVMTFPAIVEATRTPVAGAAAFVFALFLAWNGASLFRCAAGASIMVLIVEFFLL